In the genome of Paenibacillus sp. FSL R5-0766, one region contains:
- the splB gene encoding spore photoproduct lyase — translation MSTSVASPPVRKAKGTKPFIPDLVYFEPGALEYDKGKRIMEWVTSKNIPYQMTTSHNRITNLPGETEQEKYRMAKRTLVVGVRKTLKFDQSKPSAEYAIPISTGCMGHCHYCYLQTTLGAKPYVRVYVNTEEIIQAAKGYIEERSPEITRFEAACTSDPVGLEHITENLSDLIRFMADEKYGRLRFVTKYHHVDPLLNLKHNGHTRIRFSVNSDYVIKNFEPATSRFEERIEAAGKIAHAGYPLGFIIAPIMWYEGWEEGYSELLQKLADTLPEEATKDLTFEMIQHRFTKTAKATIEKRYPKTKLEMDIEKRKMKWGRWGQYKYVYKDDQQDALREFITERIFEHFPLANIDYFT, via the coding sequence GTGAGTACAAGTGTAGCCTCACCGCCCGTTCGTAAAGCAAAAGGCACTAAACCCTTTATTCCCGATTTGGTGTATTTTGAACCCGGTGCGTTGGAATATGATAAAGGCAAACGGATTATGGAGTGGGTGACATCCAAAAACATACCTTATCAAATGACCACATCCCATAACCGTATCACAAACTTGCCGGGTGAAACCGAACAAGAAAAATATCGGATGGCAAAGCGTACTCTGGTCGTTGGTGTACGCAAAACACTTAAGTTCGACCAGTCGAAACCTTCAGCGGAATATGCCATTCCCATCTCTACAGGCTGTATGGGGCACTGCCATTATTGTTATCTTCAAACTACACTTGGTGCGAAACCTTATGTCCGTGTCTATGTTAATACCGAGGAGATCATTCAGGCTGCAAAAGGATACATCGAAGAACGCTCGCCTGAAATCACACGATTTGAAGCCGCCTGTACGTCTGATCCCGTAGGACTCGAGCATATCACGGAGAACCTAAGTGACCTGATTCGTTTTATGGCGGATGAAAAATACGGGCGCTTGCGATTTGTAACCAAATATCATCACGTTGATCCGTTGCTGAACCTTAAACATAACGGCCACACCCGTATCCGGTTTAGTGTCAATTCGGATTATGTCATCAAAAACTTTGAACCGGCTACCTCCAGATTTGAGGAACGCATTGAAGCTGCTGGCAAAATTGCACACGCCGGTTATCCCCTGGGATTCATTATCGCTCCGATTATGTGGTATGAAGGCTGGGAAGAAGGATACTCGGAGCTGTTGCAGAAACTGGCAGATACACTTCCAGAGGAAGCAACCAAGGATCTTACCTTTGAGATGATCCAGCACCGTTTTACCAAAACGGCCAAAGCGACCATTGAAAAGCGATATCCCAAAACCAAGCTGGAGATGGATATCGAGAAACGCAAGATGAAATGGGGCCGCTGGGGTCAGTACAAGTATGTGTATAAGGATGACCAGCAAGATGCGCTTCGCGAATTCATTACGGAACGAATCTTTGAACATTTTCCACTAGCCAATATTGATTACTTCACCTAA
- a CDS encoding patatin-like phospholipase family protein has product MLINAVFEGGGVKGISLAGAVQGAQDCGIQFNRVAGTSSGSIVAALLAAGYRAEEMKVIIENTPFASLLRRSPIFNTRWIGPAARLFLKKGLYSGEALESWIRKMLEQKGIRTFADLPQGKLLITASDISNGTILVLPDDIRRFGIDPAKLDVAKAVRMSCSIPYFFDPVVIRKSPVFSKGLPFQDQFVYVVDGGLLSNFPLWLFDGDRSERGGDVIPVVGFKMVGKTEVEPARIKGPLSMLQALVETMLTAHDERYIEQINRFRTVKIPTLGIKPTQFHLSLQDSTALYRSGATAGSEFFNGWNMKMYGEQLDKQRKELRKKQAEAPPLIPV; this is encoded by the coding sequence ATGTTAATTAACGCGGTGTTTGAAGGTGGAGGCGTCAAAGGGATCTCGCTTGCAGGTGCTGTGCAGGGTGCTCAAGACTGCGGCATTCAGTTTAATCGAGTGGCAGGCACATCATCCGGTTCCATTGTTGCTGCTCTGCTAGCGGCCGGTTACAGGGCCGAGGAGATGAAAGTCATTATTGAGAATACGCCGTTTGCTTCATTGCTGCGTCGTTCCCCCATATTTAATACCCGATGGATCGGACCCGCCGCGAGGCTGTTCTTGAAGAAAGGTTTGTATTCGGGAGAAGCGCTGGAATCATGGATTCGCAAGATGCTGGAGCAGAAAGGGATTCGCACATTCGCTGACTTGCCACAAGGCAAGTTGCTTATTACCGCATCCGATATATCCAATGGGACCATTCTGGTGTTGCCAGACGATATTCGGCGGTTTGGCATTGACCCTGCGAAGCTGGATGTTGCAAAGGCGGTACGTATGAGTTGCAGTATCCCGTATTTTTTCGATCCGGTAGTCATACGCAAATCGCCAGTATTCTCCAAAGGCCTTCCTTTTCAAGATCAGTTCGTTTATGTCGTGGATGGCGGATTGCTTAGCAATTTTCCGTTGTGGCTCTTCGATGGTGATCGCTCGGAACGAGGAGGAGACGTTATTCCGGTTGTCGGATTCAAAATGGTGGGGAAGACGGAAGTAGAACCCGCCCGGATTAAAGGACCGCTAAGCATGCTTCAGGCCCTTGTAGAGACGATGCTCACAGCACATGATGAACGCTACATCGAACAGATTAACCGGTTTCGTACAGTGAAGATACCAACGCTTGGGATTAAACCAACGCAATTTCATTTATCGTTACAGGACAGCACAGCCTTATATCGATCAGGCGCTACCGCAGGGAGCGAATTTTTCAACGGATGGAATATGAAAATGTATGGTGAACAGCTGGACAAACAAAGAAAAGAATTGCGTAAGAAACAGGCAGAAGCTCCACCTCTGATTCCTGTATAA
- the mntR gene encoding transcriptional regulator MntR produces MPTPSMEDYLERIYKLIDEKGYARVSDIAEGLEVHPSSVTKMIQKLDKDEYLIYEKYRGLVLTPKGKKMGKRLMERHHLLEQFLTTIGVQEQNIYNDVEGIEHHLSWDSITCIESLVEYFRQDESRLRDLKNLQDVMSNTES; encoded by the coding sequence ATGCCAACGCCCAGTATGGAAGATTATTTGGAGCGTATATACAAATTAATTGATGAAAAGGGCTATGCTCGTGTGTCTGATATAGCTGAAGGACTGGAAGTACATCCTTCATCGGTGACGAAGATGATCCAAAAGCTGGACAAAGACGAGTACCTGATCTATGAAAAGTACCGCGGACTGGTGCTTACGCCAAAAGGCAAAAAGATGGGCAAACGTTTGATGGAGCGCCATCATCTGCTTGAACAATTTTTGACAACGATTGGTGTTCAGGAACAAAATATCTACAATGATGTTGAAGGCATTGAACATCATCTGAGCTGGGACTCCATTACATGCATCGAGTCCTTGGTTGAATACTTCCGTCAGGACGAGAGTCGGTTGCGTGACCTCAAAAATCTTCAGGATGTCATGAGTAATACAGAATCTTAA
- a CDS encoding zinc ABC transporter substrate-binding protein, translated as MKLLWTGLLILTLLVLSACGQDSSNSAKIVEGKVNVVTTFYPVYAFTTAIGGEDANVINLLPTGVEPHDWTPKSQDIVNTSKAQLFLYNGAGLEGWVPNFLKSLNSDTQVKSVAVSEGVKLLTAEGDDGHGHGEEHEDEHADEHTDEHTDGATSEDVADHHIDPHTWVSPKSAMIMAENIKNSLVEADPNHKTGYEQRYEELRTKLETLDQRFTDELANVPNNEIVVSHQAFGYLARDYGLTQHAIMGLSPDAEPTGQDIVKLAKLVKDEGIKYIFFEELVSDKLAKTLASEAGVETMVLNPVEGLTKEQATNGDDYFTLMEKNLQNLLIALK; from the coding sequence ATGAAGTTACTGTGGACGGGTTTGCTTATTCTCACTTTGCTGGTATTGTCAGCTTGTGGGCAGGATAGTTCCAATAGTGCGAAGATTGTGGAAGGCAAGGTAAACGTTGTGACGACATTTTATCCTGTATATGCTTTTACGACTGCAATCGGTGGTGAGGATGCCAATGTTATTAACCTGCTGCCAACCGGAGTAGAGCCACATGACTGGACTCCGAAGAGTCAGGATATTGTTAATACGTCCAAGGCACAGCTGTTTCTCTATAATGGAGCTGGACTGGAAGGATGGGTGCCGAATTTCCTGAAGTCGTTGAATAGCGATACACAGGTGAAGTCTGTTGCCGTCAGCGAAGGTGTTAAGCTGTTAACCGCTGAAGGTGATGATGGGCACGGTCACGGCGAAGAGCACGAAGACGAGCATGCAGATGAACATACAGATGAACATACAGATGGGGCTACCAGTGAAGATGTCGCTGATCATCATATTGATCCACATACGTGGGTTAGTCCGAAATCGGCCATGATCATGGCTGAAAACATCAAAAATAGTCTGGTCGAGGCAGATCCTAATCACAAAACAGGTTACGAACAACGTTATGAAGAGCTTCGTACGAAGCTTGAGACGCTGGATCAGCGTTTTACAGATGAATTGGCTAACGTACCAAACAACGAGATTGTTGTCTCGCACCAAGCGTTTGGCTACCTTGCACGTGATTATGGATTAACTCAGCATGCCATTATGGGACTTTCCCCGGATGCTGAACCGACAGGACAGGATATTGTGAAGCTTGCGAAATTGGTTAAAGATGAAGGCATTAAATACATTTTCTTCGAAGAGCTGGTATCTGACAAATTGGCGAAAACATTGGCAAGTGAAGCAGGAGTGGAGACCATGGTCCTTAATCCGGTTGAGGGATTGACCAAGGAGCAGGCAACAAACGGGGATGATTATTTCACCCTCATGGAGAAAAATTTGCAAAATCTGCTGATCGCATTAAAATAA
- a CDS encoding family 10 glycosylhydrolase, translated as MNVRKGLMLLLIFVLGLQTAGMTAQAAGQKEIAIFLDGNRLESDVSPYILPKVNVTMVPLRVISEGLGASVLWSQATRTVTIQKSDSVISMTSGRQQATVDNAVVGLDASVELKQGRVMVPIRFVSENLGIRVNWNQAAQTIDLYTGDESVPTPEPTPVTPAEPGGTGTVPASEEMRGAWISTVNGDWPTSGAKGNVEKQKQEYTKQLDTLQGMGINAVFVQVRANGDAIYPSGLVPWNSVLTGTQGKDPGYDPLAFMVEEAHKRGLEFHAWFNPFRATNSASTSNLAANHISKLHPDWIVNASGKLYINPGIPEARQHIIDTIMEVVNQYDIDGVHLDDYFYPSNVTFNDDAAFKTYNTLNTKDRAEWRRDNINQFVKQLGQSIHSVKANVEYGISPFGVWRNKSVDLTGSDTKAGVTAYDSMNADVRTWINQEWIDYVAPQVYWSMTLNVARYDKVVDWWANEVANTNVKLYIGHSPYKLGTPEIGWQTSQEIIDQLNYNKKYGSVKGDIFFSSQYLTKNPLGLIAKLKAYYGL; from the coding sequence ATGAACGTTCGTAAAGGATTGATGCTGCTGCTCATTTTTGTACTTGGATTACAGACAGCAGGTATGACGGCACAAGCGGCCGGGCAGAAGGAAATCGCTATTTTTCTAGACGGCAACCGTTTGGAATCGGATGTATCACCCTACATCTTGCCCAAAGTAAATGTAACGATGGTGCCTCTGCGTGTTATTAGCGAAGGACTGGGTGCGTCTGTTTTATGGTCTCAAGCTACTCGTACCGTGACCATTCAGAAATCCGATTCGGTCATCTCTATGACGAGCGGACGCCAGCAGGCGACGGTGGATAACGCTGTAGTTGGTCTGGATGCATCGGTCGAATTGAAACAGGGTCGGGTCATGGTACCCATTCGATTCGTCAGTGAGAACCTGGGCATTCGAGTGAACTGGAATCAGGCTGCCCAGACCATTGATCTGTACACAGGAGACGAATCAGTCCCAACTCCTGAACCAACCCCGGTAACCCCAGCGGAGCCAGGAGGTACGGGCACTGTGCCAGCTTCTGAAGAGATGCGGGGAGCCTGGATTTCCACTGTGAATGGAGACTGGCCTACATCTGGTGCCAAGGGAAATGTAGAGAAGCAAAAACAGGAGTATACAAAACAGCTAGATACGTTGCAAGGTATGGGCATTAATGCCGTATTTGTCCAAGTGAGAGCCAATGGGGATGCCATCTATCCTTCAGGTCTGGTACCTTGGAACAGCGTATTGACAGGAACACAAGGTAAAGATCCAGGTTATGATCCCCTCGCGTTTATGGTTGAGGAAGCACACAAACGGGGTCTGGAGTTCCACGCCTGGTTTAATCCGTTTAGAGCAACGAACTCAGCAAGTACATCAAACTTGGCTGCAAACCACATCTCGAAGCTTCATCCCGACTGGATTGTGAATGCATCCGGCAAATTGTACATTAACCCGGGCATCCCGGAAGCCAGACAGCATATTATCGATACGATCATGGAAGTGGTCAATCAGTATGATATTGATGGCGTACATCTGGATGATTATTTCTATCCGTCCAATGTGACTTTTAATGATGATGCAGCCTTCAAAACCTATAACACATTGAATACCAAAGACCGTGCTGAATGGCGTCGGGACAATATCAATCAGTTCGTTAAGCAGCTCGGGCAGAGTATTCACAGCGTGAAAGCTAACGTTGAATATGGAATTAGTCCATTTGGTGTATGGCGTAACAAATCCGTTGATCTGACAGGTTCTGATACCAAAGCAGGAGTAACCGCGTATGACAGCATGAATGCAGATGTGCGGACATGGATTAACCAAGAGTGGATCGACTATGTCGCTCCGCAGGTGTATTGGAGTATGACATTAAACGTAGCCCGATATGACAAAGTCGTGGACTGGTGGGCGAATGAAGTGGCTAACACAAATGTAAAATTGTATATCGGTCACTCTCCTTATAAGTTAGGTACGCCGGAAATTGGTTGGCAGACTTCACAGGAGATCATCGATCAGCTGAACTACAACAAGAAGTATGGTTCGGTCAAAGGGGATATTTTCTTTAGTTCACAATACTTGACGAAGAACCCTCTCGGCCTAATTGCCAAATTAAAAGCTTATTATGGTCTCTAA
- the metG gene encoding methionine--tRNA ligase, whose amino-acid sequence MKQEHLKEEKSFMADQKTFYLTTPIYYPSDKLHIGHAYTTVAGDAMVRYKRLRGYNAHYLTGTDEHGQKIERKAQEKGQTPQAFIDDIVVGIKELWNKLDISNDDFIRTTEERHKTVVQDIFDRLLKQGDIYKGEYEGWYSIPDETYYTETQLVDVEKNEKGEIISAKSPDSGHPVELVKEESYFFRMSKYADRLLKYYEENPGFIQPESRKNEMINNFIKPGLEDLAVSRTTFEWGVKVKGDPKHVVYVWIDALSNYITALGYGSSDASLYNKFWPADVHLVGKEIVRFHTIYWPIMLMALDLPLPKKVFAHGWLLMKDGKMSKSKGNVVDPVTLIDRYGLDALRYYLLREVPFGSDGTFTPESFVERVNSDLANDLGNLLNRTVAMVDKYFEGKAPTFASNVTEFDASLEEAGHATVEKVEQAMENLQFSVALTAISQFVSRTNKYIDETQPWALARDEAKRDELASVMAHLIESLRIASILLQPFLTRAPHKIWAQLGIQEGELTAWDTAKQWGLVPTGNALQKGDPIFPRLDSEQEIAYISEAMTGGQKAAQPETSQADAGASAAVEPVTAPEGTEEIGIDDFAKVELRVAQVIACEPVKKADKLLKLQLDLGYEQRQVVSGIAKFYSPEEMVGRKVICVTNLKPVKLRGELSQGMILAASHGDQLTLATVPDNMPNGAQVK is encoded by the coding sequence GATGGTTCGTTACAAGCGTCTACGCGGTTACAATGCTCATTATCTGACAGGAACCGACGAACATGGCCAGAAGATTGAGCGCAAGGCACAAGAGAAAGGACAGACACCGCAAGCTTTTATCGACGATATCGTTGTGGGGATCAAGGAACTGTGGAACAAGTTGGACATTTCCAATGACGACTTTATTCGTACAACCGAAGAGCGTCACAAAACCGTCGTTCAGGATATCTTTGACCGTTTGCTGAAACAGGGAGATATCTACAAAGGTGAGTACGAAGGCTGGTACAGCATTCCGGATGAGACGTATTACACGGAGACTCAACTGGTGGATGTAGAGAAGAATGAGAAGGGTGAGATTATCTCGGCTAAGAGCCCGGATAGTGGACACCCGGTTGAATTGGTCAAAGAAGAATCCTACTTCTTCCGTATGAGCAAATATGCAGATCGTTTGTTGAAATATTATGAAGAGAACCCGGGCTTTATTCAGCCGGAATCCCGTAAGAACGAGATGATCAACAACTTCATCAAGCCAGGCCTTGAAGATTTGGCCGTATCGCGGACTACATTTGAATGGGGCGTCAAAGTTAAAGGCGATCCAAAACACGTCGTTTACGTGTGGATTGATGCGTTGTCCAACTATATTACAGCACTGGGCTACGGTTCATCCGATGCATCCCTGTATAACAAGTTCTGGCCTGCAGATGTTCATCTGGTAGGGAAAGAAATTGTTCGTTTCCATACGATCTACTGGCCAATTATGTTGATGGCGCTGGACTTGCCTTTGCCGAAGAAAGTGTTTGCACATGGCTGGTTGTTGATGAAGGATGGCAAAATGTCCAAATCAAAAGGTAATGTCGTTGATCCAGTGACTCTGATTGACCGTTACGGTCTCGATGCACTGCGGTATTACCTGCTGCGTGAAGTACCGTTTGGTTCCGATGGTACATTTACACCGGAGAGCTTCGTAGAACGTGTCAACTCCGACCTCGCGAACGATCTGGGTAACCTGTTGAACCGTACCGTTGCCATGGTAGACAAATATTTTGAAGGCAAAGCCCCTACGTTTGCATCGAATGTAACGGAATTTGATGCTTCGCTGGAAGAAGCAGGCCATGCTACAGTGGAAAAAGTGGAACAGGCGATGGAAAACCTGCAGTTTTCCGTAGCACTGACAGCGATCAGCCAGTTTGTCAGTCGCACCAACAAATATATTGATGAGACGCAGCCATGGGCGCTGGCTCGTGATGAGGCGAAACGCGATGAATTGGCATCCGTTATGGCTCACCTGATCGAAAGCTTGCGAATTGCTTCCATTCTGTTGCAACCGTTCCTGACACGTGCTCCTCATAAAATCTGGGCACAGCTCGGCATTCAGGAAGGTGAACTTACCGCTTGGGATACAGCCAAGCAATGGGGTCTGGTTCCAACTGGAAACGCATTGCAAAAAGGTGATCCAATCTTCCCGCGTTTGGATTCCGAACAAGAAATTGCTTATATCTCCGAAGCAATGACTGGTGGCCAAAAAGCAGCACAGCCTGAAACAAGTCAAGCAGATGCTGGAGCTTCAGCAGCTGTTGAACCGGTAACTGCCCCTGAAGGTACCGAAGAGATCGGGATTGACGATTTTGCCAAAGTTGAACTGCGTGTCGCGCAAGTCATTGCCTGCGAACCGGTCAAAAAAGCGGATAAGTTGCTGAAATTGCAGCTCGATCTGGGTTATGAGCAGCGTCAGGTCGTATCTGGGATTGCGAAGTTCTATTCACCAGAAGAGATGGTTGGACGCAAAGTCATCTGTGTGACCAACCTCAAACCGGTGAAACTTCGTGGTGAACTGTCTCAGGGCATGATCCTTGCAGCATCGCATGGCGACCAACTAACACTGGCAACAGTACCGGACAACATGCCTAATGGCGCACAAGTGAAATAA
- a CDS encoding cytochrome c biogenesis protein CcdA, giving the protein MPDVNVWMAFVAGLVSFISPCCLPLYPSYLSYITGMTVQQLKDDRNQREVRFKTMTHTLAFILGFSAVFYSLGLGAGLFGQFFNDNRELIRQLSAILIMLMGLFLLGVFKPQFLMKERKLDMKWKPAGYLGSFIFGIGFSAGWSPCIGPILATIIAMAASEPTTWLALITGYTAGFAIPFFILAFFIGSTRWILRYSNVMMKVGGALMLFLGVLLFTDQMTKITIWLQQITPDWMII; this is encoded by the coding sequence ATGCCTGATGTTAATGTATGGATGGCTTTTGTAGCAGGCTTGGTCTCATTTATATCACCTTGTTGTCTTCCGTTGTATCCATCATACCTCTCCTACATTACAGGTATGACGGTGCAACAACTGAAGGATGACCGCAATCAGCGCGAAGTCCGCTTTAAGACGATGACGCATACGCTGGCGTTTATTTTAGGTTTCTCGGCAGTATTTTATTCTCTTGGCCTGGGTGCTGGACTGTTTGGCCAATTTTTCAATGATAACCGAGAACTGATTCGGCAATTGTCTGCGATTTTGATTATGCTTATGGGGTTGTTTTTGCTTGGTGTGTTCAAGCCACAGTTTCTGATGAAGGAACGTAAGCTGGATATGAAATGGAAACCTGCAGGCTATCTGGGCTCGTTTATATTTGGCATCGGTTTCTCAGCAGGCTGGTCGCCGTGTATTGGTCCCATTCTGGCAACAATCATTGCGATGGCTGCAAGTGAGCCCACAACCTGGCTGGCGCTGATTACAGGTTATACGGCAGGGTTTGCAATCCCGTTTTTCATTTTGGCCTTTTTCATCGGTTCAACACGCTGGATCTTACGGTATTCCAATGTCATGATGAAAGTTGGGGGAGCATTAATGTTGTTCCTTGGGGTATTGCTTTTTACAGATCAGATGACGAAGATTACCATCTGGTTGCAGCAGATTACACCAGACTGGATGATTATTTAA
- a CDS encoding metal ABC transporter permease: MEILMSDFFQRALAGGLLIGITAPLIGLFLVLRRLSMIGDTLSHVTIAGVALGFLIEVYPIAVGLIFAVLASFAIEKLRKAYKSYAELSIAIIMSGGVALASLFFTLGKGYNADVMSYLFGSIYTLDATDLKLVGVVTLIVVIVVALLHKEFFLLSFEEDAAAVTGLPVRILNMLITVMTALVISTAIKIVGALLVSALLTIPVAVSLLMARSFKSAIILSVVIGEIAVVLGLVVAGIWNLAPGATIVLLLIMMLILTMIGKKGFRA; this comes from the coding sequence TTGGAAATATTAATGAGTGATTTTTTTCAGCGTGCCCTGGCGGGTGGGTTGTTAATTGGCATTACCGCTCCGTTAATCGGACTGTTCCTGGTCTTACGGCGGTTATCCATGATCGGAGACACCTTGTCTCATGTGACCATTGCCGGTGTTGCACTTGGATTCCTGATTGAAGTGTATCCCATTGCAGTGGGCCTGATATTTGCCGTGCTTGCTTCATTTGCGATAGAGAAATTGCGCAAAGCGTACAAGAGTTATGCCGAATTATCGATTGCCATTATCATGTCCGGTGGCGTGGCTCTTGCTTCCTTGTTCTTTACACTGGGCAAAGGATATAATGCAGATGTCATGAGTTATTTATTCGGCAGTATATATACATTAGACGCTACGGATCTGAAGCTTGTAGGTGTGGTTACGCTGATCGTGGTGATTGTAGTGGCATTGTTACATAAGGAATTTTTCCTGCTCAGCTTTGAGGAAGATGCGGCAGCGGTTACAGGGTTGCCTGTGAGAATTCTGAACATGTTAATCACGGTGATGACAGCACTTGTCATAAGCACGGCGATCAAGATTGTCGGTGCGCTTCTGGTGTCAGCACTATTGACCATTCCGGTAGCGGTCAGCCTGTTGATGGCTCGAAGTTTCAAATCCGCCATTATTTTATCCGTGGTTATCGGCGAAATTGCCGTAGTCCTTGGACTGGTTGTAGCAGGTATCTGGAACCTCGCACCTGGAGCAACGATTGTATTATTGCTGATCATGATGCTGATTCTGACGATGATTGGAAAAAAAGGGTTCCGAGCCTGA
- a CDS encoding metal ABC transporter ATP-binding protein, translated as MQQIMPLCHDPIIEIEKLSFSYGDQRVIENLDFMAQERDFVGIIGSNGAGKTTLLRMLVGLLPPAQGDIKLFGQSIRRFKDWDRIGYVPQKNAFNPLFPATVREVVMSGLYNNKNMFRRMSRKCQQQCTDAMQVMRIEDLANKRIGQLSGGQQQRVFLARALINHPDLLILDEPTVGIDAESQASFFELITHMHEHHRMTFLMVSHDMDRMESYLGSEAVVTNGKINFHVRHSHEVQDCAETNLQHTTAQVR; from the coding sequence ATGCAGCAAATCATGCCACTATGTCATGATCCAATTATAGAGATCGAGAAACTATCATTTTCCTACGGGGACCAGCGAGTGATTGAGAATCTCGATTTTATGGCCCAGGAACGGGACTTTGTCGGGATTATCGGTTCCAATGGGGCGGGTAAAACGACATTGCTGCGCATGCTGGTAGGACTTCTTCCTCCTGCGCAGGGAGATATCAAACTATTCGGACAGTCGATCCGCAGGTTCAAGGACTGGGACCGAATCGGGTATGTGCCTCAAAAGAATGCATTTAACCCGTTGTTCCCTGCGACCGTTCGTGAAGTGGTCATGTCAGGCTTGTATAATAACAAAAACATGTTCCGTCGTATGTCTCGCAAATGTCAGCAACAGTGCACGGATGCGATGCAGGTCATGCGGATCGAGGATCTGGCGAACAAACGTATTGGTCAATTGTCCGGCGGACAACAGCAGCGTGTATTTTTGGCACGAGCGCTTATCAATCACCCGGATCTGTTGATTCTGGATGAACCTACCGTAGGTATTGATGCTGAATCACAGGCCAGTTTCTTTGAACTGATTACGCATATGCATGAACATCACCGAATGACTTTTCTAATGGTGTCTCATGATATGGATCGGATGGAGAGTTATCTGGGTTCTGAAGCTGTTGTAACGAATGGAAAAATTAATTTTCATGTCCGTCATTCGCATGAGGTACAGGATTGTGCTGAGACCAATCTGCAACATACCACTGCACAGGTACGCTAG